The Montipora capricornis isolate CH-2021 chromosome 1, ASM3666992v2, whole genome shotgun sequence genome contains a region encoding:
- the LOC138038315 gene encoding striated muscle preferentially expressed protein kinase-like, whose amino-acid sequence MPFSGEDDHQTLVKVAKADWDFDDECFDDLSHDAMGFIEGLLVKKPSQRFTIKECFQHPWIKDTKETGTKINTQKHKAFLAKRRWKKSVNALLAVRRMSLSPLFAGKRRSSMDPSILKSTAESEEDQMADRKVSAPVDPVGLSIPNHRHAGIRSSCFDLDANTIRALQEKADKAKERVPPGRDKENSDEISSEEDYEDDGSENEEGCSDGQVIEDDYNTASCSYDRPKANTICGATPVREMASNDHRKSSATLISFEDTSKNYFKSVSLTLNEEETQKNNEPTNDNNVQLNETDQRSAIVAWKKMAEIPSRTFARSHLSKVRIACLSQWN is encoded by the exons ATGCCATTTTCAGGTGAAGATGATCACCAGACGTTAGTCAAAGTTGCAAAGGCCGATTGGGATTTTGACGACGAATGTTTTGATGATTTGTCTCACGATGCAATGGGATTTATCGAGGGACTTCTTGTTAAAAAACCGAG TCAACGCTTTACGATAAAGGAGTGTTTTCAACACCCCTGGATAAAG GATACTAAAGAAACAGGAACAAAGATTAACACGCAGAAACACAAGGCATTTTTGGCAAAGAGGAGGTGGAAG AAATCTGTCAATGCTCTTTTGGCTGTTCGCCGCATGTCTTTGTCTCCACTGTTTGCCGGCAAACGAAGAAGTTCAATGGATCCTTCAATTTTGAAATCAACTGCAGAGAGCGAGGAAGACCAAATGGCTGACAGAAAAGTATCGGCACCTGTCGATCCCGTGGGGTTAAGCATCCCGAACCATCGTCATGCTGGGATCCGCAGCTCATGCTTTGATCTCGACGCCAACACGATCAGAGCATTGCAAGAAAAAGCGGATAAGGCAAAGGAGAGAGTACCTCCAGGTAGAGATAAAGAAAACAGCGATGAAATTAGCTCTGAAGAAGATTATGAGGATGACGGCTCGGAAAACGAAGAAGGCTGTTCGGACGGACAGGTCATTGAGGATGATTACAATACAGCAAGTTGTTCCTACGACAGACCCAAAGCAAACACAATTTGTGGAGCAACACCAGTTCGCGAGATGGCTTCTAACGACCACAGGAAATCTTCTGCAACATTGATCAGTTTTGAGGACACGTCCAAAAACTACTTCAAATCAGTCTCGCTCACTTTGAACGAGGAAGAAACTCAGAAAAACAATGAACCTACAAATGACAACAACGTTCAGTTAAACGAAACAGATCAGCGGTCAGCG ATTGTCGCatggaaaaaaatggccgagATCCCGTCAAGGACATTCGCGAGGTCTCACTTGAGCAAAGTCAGAATTGCATGTTTGAGCCAATGGAATTAA
- the LOC138038376 gene encoding GA-binding protein subunit beta-1-like, with protein MHLKNGANVDERDQFLLTPLHLACWYGHESVVKLLLDHNADVNAVDRFQFTPLQKAERCNHQSIIQLLLNHDAKRSLQQPE; from the exons ATGCACCTGAAGAATGGTGCAAATGTTGATGAAAGAGATCAG TTTTTGTTAACACCGCTGCACCTTGCCTGTTGGTATGGACATGAATCTGTTGTCAAGCTCTTGCTAGATCATAATGCAGATGTCAATGCTGTAGACAGG TTTCAGTTCACTCCGCTGCAGAAAGCTGAACGCTGCAATCATCAGTCAATAATTCAGCTGCTCCTGAACCACGATGCAAAACGAAGTCTTCAGCAACCA GAATGA
- the LOC138014182 gene encoding uncharacterized protein gives MIGASIPLVSCAYDSLADEHKYSDNVFCKNNYNCDFVTRKTYRTEPIAINTYLTPTTTVTIPYIKGTSEIIARTLQPYNIRVAHRRITTLRKPLTYAKDEDQPKDRQGAIYKIKCCDCQATYIGEAGRKLNTRLTEHRRATRYGDINSKIAEHHLQTNHRIDWDSLHV, from the coding sequence atGATTGGGGCGTCAATCCCACTAGTTAGTTGTGCttacgacagcttagcagacgaacataagtactcAGACAACGTTTTctgtaagaacaactacaattgcgacttcgttacacgcaaaaCGTACCGTACAGAACCTATCGCAATAAACACTTacctgacacctaccactacagtgactataccctacatcaaaggaacttctgagaTTATCGCTAGGAccctacagccttacaacatccgtgttgctcacagacgcATCACTACCTTACGGAAACCACTGACTTACGCCAAAGACGAAGACCAACCtaaggacagacaaggagcgatttataagatcaaatgctgcgactgccaggccacttatatcggtgaggcCGGCAGAAaattgaacactagactgactgaacacagacgagcgacgaggTACGGTGACATCAACAGTAAGATTGCTGAACatcatctacagacaaaccacagaatcgactgggactcgcTGCATGTCTAA